Proteins from a genomic interval of Methanobrevibacter sp.:
- a CDS encoding DUF11 domain-containing protein: MSDIDDDSSASDGNVLTVDDDSQSGSDDEVSSDNPENEGDFPDCNLTIIKEGDKKVKVGDEVEWKITLKNELDTAWNIHVQEKFPKNFDIVSVKASKGDYNKEMVHWEILKLNKGETATLTIKAKAKKAGNYTNKAELFTDSNNLNKNTTVKSDVEVVSEDKSKAAVKKNDNKKEKLSKKVKKTKDKIKTNKAQANATNQTNKKVTLENAGNPIMVLVISLFVVLGLGVLKKQ; the protein is encoded by the coding sequence ATGTCAGATATTGATGATGATTCTTCAGCTTCTGATGGCAATGTCCTAACTGTTGATGATGATTCCCAAAGCGGATCTGATGATGAAGTCTCTTCAGATAATCCGGAAAACGAAGGGGATTTTCCAGACTGCAATTTGACCATAATCAAAGAAGGAGACAAGAAAGTCAAAGTTGGAGATGAAGTGGAATGGAAAATAACTTTGAAAAATGAATTGGACACAGCTTGGAATATTCATGTTCAAGAGAAGTTCCCTAAGAACTTTGATATAGTTTCTGTAAAGGCCAGCAAAGGGGATTATAATAAAGAAATGGTTCATTGGGAAATTCTTAAGTTGAACAAAGGTGAAACTGCAACTTTAACCATTAAGGCAAAGGCAAAGAAGGCAGGAAACTATACTAACAAGGCAGAACTTTTTACAGATTCAAACAATCTTAATAAGAATACCACAGTTAAGTCTGATGTTGAAGTAGTTTCTGAAGACAAGTCAAAAGCCGCCGTTAAGAAGAACGACAATAAAAAGGAAAAGTTAAGTAAAAAAGTTAAAAAGACTAAAGATAAAATAAAAACCAATAAGGCCCAAGCAAATGCTACCAATCAAACAAACAAGAAAGTCACTTTGGAAAATGCAGGCAATCCTATAATGGTTCTGGTCATTTCCCTTTTTGTAGTATTGGGTTTAGGAGTGCTTAAAAAACAATAA